TTCTAGTTGAAatcagttcatttttaaaatttaatcactTAATTTTGACAAAAGCCAATATGGTATTCACAAGATTTTTCTGATATCAAGTATTGCCTAGTAAATACACTCTACATTATTTCATGTAAATAACTCTggtaaagtaaaatatttgagcATATATGCCTATAAACGGTATAATTTATTATCTCCTCAAACAGAATGCTACCTATTCTTCTACTAACTTCCAGTCTCCAATCTTAGGGAACCAGATCATTCACAGTACACATATTTTtcagttcattcactcattcaacaaatatttattgatcctGCACTATATGACAGACACTGTTCTTAAAGTTAGACAAATTGTAACAAGAAAGACAAATGTAGCAAGACCTATTTATCATAAAAGCCAGTCAtaatggtctagtggttaagatttgcaGTCAGgtttcgtttcccagtcaggaaacgacaccacccatctgtctgttGTCATACCATGGTGGCTACTtgtgctgtgatgctgaaagttagtCCACctatatttcaaataccagtagggtcatctatggtggacaggtttcagcggagtttccagactaagacagactagaagaAGGACCTTTTCACTTTGGAAAAAAccggccatgaaaaccctatgaatagcagcagagtattgtttgatatagtgccagaaggtgagaggatggcacaaaaatacctggcagggttccactctgcagtacacagggttgctaggagtcagaatccactccatggcactaacaacaaaaaagtgatcataaacaggtaaacaaataaaaaaacttcAGATAGAGATAAGTGCTGTGAGAAAAATAGAACAAGGCAATGTGGTGGTGGCTAGCATTGGGGGAAGTGAGGCAATATTAGCTGGGGTGGGCTGGGATAATCCGAGCCCAATGACCAACTGAAAGAGTAGAGGGAGATGAGTCTGAGAGGCAGGTAAGGACATCATAAAGGGTTGGGGTTTCCTTCCAAGTGccatgggaagccactgaagagtctgaagaaatgaataaacagatttgacttttaaaataataataacaatggctCCTGTGAGATAAATGggtgacaaaaataaaagcaggggGATCAGTTAGGAGTCTACTGGAGGTGAGCGATGATGGTGGCCTGTACAAGAGTGGTAGAagtggagatgaagagaagtgGACAGAATTAAGATATATGTTAGAAACAGAACCTAAAGATCTGGCTGGTGTATTGGAGGGGTATGCACGTAAGGGATGGCAACAGAAAGAGAGCAGTTAAGACAGGAAGACTTGGGGAAAGTGCCTTACAATCTAATGTTATAACAATACCTTAACCATACACTATCCACTGAACCAATATAACAACTATGCACCAAAGGtaataagcatctttccttacaATAACCAAGTAGCTTTGCAATTTGATAGAATTTTATATCTTAACCTCAGTTTTAAACTAAAAGCTGTAATTATCTAAAATTTAAGATTAATTTACCCAATTATTTTGTACTTCTGCAAAAGAATTTATAGTGGCCAGCACTGTTCAATGTCTGCATTTCACGGTAGTGTGGTCATCAAGTTTCCAGACCTCAGTCTCAATCAGGAGCAGGGTTCTCACGCATGTCTATAACCATCTTTAGGCCACAAATTCCCAAAGGACTTCTGGCTGTATAATAAGTTAGTAAATTAGTGAGCATGACACTCTCACCTACTCGACTATGAGTTCCTCCCAGGGGACAAATTATTAATCCTTAGCACCCCAACCAACAACAAACTCAGGTAACATTACGTAAAGTGGAAACCCATCAAGGTAGGAATATCCTCTGACATCTCTTCTTGACTTTCTGCACTTGATAATTTTGTGGCTGACACCtctgaagataatttttttaacagctttattaagatataattcatataacacagaattcacccttttaaagtgtaaagATTCACAATGAGAACATTTGTTGCAGTCAAAttggtctttttgtttcttccaaatATATATGCTTTTCTACCATTCCATTTACctcaaatattcattaaacaatCATTGTTGAGTGCTTGCTATATGCCAAGAATCCCTATCTGGAATGATGCCTCCTTTTCATTTCTACAGCCTTAAGCCCTACTTCAAGACCTAGCCCAACTCTGTTGATCACCCCAGCTCTTGGAATCTCCCCTTCTTTCAATGTCCGTAGTTGGTGCCCCTGGTCTATTTGGCATTAGGTATCAGCCATCTTGTTACATTGCTGGTTAATTTCCACATGTGCACAAAGCGTCCTTGTAACCTAGCATTCACCTAGCTCTGCACCTCACACCTATTATGCATTCAATGTATATTTTGCAGAGGATGATAAAAACTGGTCCTTGGAGAAGCTGTCCTTGAATAACCCTCTTCCTTCTAAGTCCATCAGCAGTGTAGTCATAGGATCTGAAAGTCTTTAAATGATCTTGCTGACATCTGAATTGTACTACAGATTCTGTGACAAGGTCATGTTGCTGGAACCAGGGTTCTCTGCCAGGGGCTGGCACACTGTACTTCTTACAATGGAAGATGAGAAGATTTGAGAGGACTTTGAAATCCAGCAGATGCAGATTAGTGCAATACCCAACTTTCAATCAGGTTTCTGAACCAATAAAAATGTGGGTTATTTCTAGCAATCAGGAATGAGCGGTTTTTCAGAAATGAATTAATTGTGATACTCTTACCCACTATGGACAAACAGatagaaaaatctaagaaagGATGCACAGTAAACTATAGACTACATCAcgcatttttcttctctatatgAAAGACCGTTGTCGTTTCCTGTATGAATGACATATGTTGTCAACTTTGTTGACGGGTTGTTAATGGgatggacacacacacatcacagacatatataaaatggatTGCTCTTTAGAAAACAGAGGTTATCTCTGGAACTCCCTTTAGTTAACTAATGGTTATTTATAAATAAGGAGAACTGAACTTCATTTGAAGGCTCACCAGGAATTACAAAGATGATTGCTTATAAATCAAATACTGTCATGCTGCTGTGCACTGATTTTGAATAAAAACTGGCTCTGGCTTTATAGAAAACTGTACCTAAAATATTAATCATAAAAGAACTGCATTTTCTCTGGTTTCTGTTCACTAACTTTTAAAGCTGAattttcactatttccttgttgtaCTTACccttttaattttgcttcagACTCATGTTCATCAAGCCAGAGGAAGCCTACTTTATACAGGGAGGTCCCGGACCTGGAAGGAATAAAGATGGCCAGTGACGACAGTCCCAAAAAGGCTGTATGCtcctttcttacttttaaaagacCATACATATAAATCATGACCATCACTGAAACAAACACATTATCCTGAGTGCTGCTCTACCCTGCCATGTTTCATGAACACTGGgaatacattttctttgttctaatCCCAGCCCCTGAATCAGGGCCAAGTAGAGTGGGTTCTTCATAAATATGCATTAACCGCCTGACTCAGTATTAATGTAGGACAGCGCTCTGATTAGCTAATGCTACCTGCAGGAGGCTGAGGAAATACCACAAACGGAGATAAGATGCTATTAgtagattttattatattttttcctgaggCTTGGGAATAATCACTTATCTCTCTGGTCAAACCTCTCCAGATCTCTCCCTTCAGGATCTGAAAGCAGTTCACATAAAAGGCCTCCATGTAAGGCCCTCTTCTGTTGGGTGCTGGAGGAAGAGCACACGATGAGGGAAGAAGCAAACTGCTTCTAATTTAACGTATTCCTTTCTTGCCATTTAGGCAGCTCACCAGAAACGACAGAAAACCTTATATCCTAACTTAAAGATGAAATcagcaataaattaaaaatgttttcatgacTTCTTAGTGTGGATCtcagtatataaaataaagggTAAGGAGGTTATGACGATCTCTTGGATATGgaactaattaaaatttaatatatttatggaTTTTATACTAGGATCCTCCTTCCCTTTTTAGGTAATACTACTACACTCAACTTCCTGCAGGTTTTACTAAAAGCAAAATCCCAAAACAAAAAAGTCCTTTTTGAACACCTGGCCCAATAGTGATTTTACTGCAATTCCAGAGCTTTGTCAGGGTGCAGAGCACGCACTAGCGGGATGCACCGGACCCACGCGCAGGCCGACCCCAGATGCACGCAAGCACGACAGGCAGTAGGCGCACCAGCGCCCTGCAACCCCGGGCCTCAGAGCCTGTTGCTCGGGGGCCAGATAGGGAGCAAGTGCGGCTCCGCAAACGGAGGCTAGAATTCCACCCCGGCGGCAACCAAGGGGCGCCCTTCCACTGCTCAGGCGGGGATTTAACCCTCGGCGTCCCAGCCCCTTTCGCCCCTCCCCTGCGCACTCAGATCCAACTCCACTTTCCAGACCAAGGCCGACTCCATTGTTATTAAAAGCCAGAGGGTGGCGAGAGGGGATACGCAGGGATGCAGGAGCCAGAGCACCCATTCCTCTCCGGCCAAGACTTGGGAAAGTCCGAAAGGCGTTGAGGAAGGACTGGATAAGCCCCAGTCGCGGGGCCAAGGGAGGGCGCCCGAGGGAGATGGAGGCTGGGCGCTGATCCCACCTCCCCGCGCAGAGATGGTACGGTCCGAAGCCGGGCGGGCGGAGGAGGCTCCTCCGGGTCTCTCCCCGCCCGTCTCCCGCCTTCCTCGCCGCGCTGCCGCGGGAGCGAGCGCGCGCGCCCGCGACCCCTCCCCCGACGCCGGCGCCCGCGCTCCGCCCCTCGCCGATCGCTCCTCACCTCCACCGCTGCCGCCGCCTTTCTCGCCTCCTTCTGCTCCAGCCGGCGTGCGGGGGCCGCGCCCGGCCGCCGCGCTGTCCTGGGTGGGTGGCGCTGCCCGCGCGGCTGGCGGCTGAGCGCTCCCGCGAACCAGGTCTCCCGCCGGCGCGGCGCCGTGACAGGTGCAGAGTCCCGGCTGAGGACCCACCTGCGGCGGCCGCCGCGATGCCCACCATGCGGAGGACCGTGTCGGAGATCCGCTCCCGCGCGGAGGGTGAGTAGCCGCCGCAGCCCCGCGCGGGGCGCGGGCGGAGGTGGCTCGGAGCCAGCCTGGGGTCGGGCcatgcgtgtgtgagtgtgtgtgtgtgtgtgtgtgcgtgcgcgcttGCGTGTGCTGTGGAAGAGATGCCCGACCCACCACTTCCCCAGGGCAAGTCCGGCGGTCGAGCGTGAACCCTGGCGGACCCTTCTCCCTGCGCCGCCTGCAGTGCGCTCGCGGACCccttcccagctccagccccGGCATTGGTGTCCTCAGCGGGAGCCCCAAGGCTTGCTTTGCACCGCAGCGTGACCATTCGGTCCCTGTCAACGAGCGCTCTCAcgctgcccacctccctccccactagCGCGCAAACCTCCCGTCtccactcagtttcctcactccGGTGACCAGATCCCCAATCCGCCGCCCATCTTTTTGCAGCTCTCCCCCCACGTCCCCCCGAAGAGTGGGTTTGCCTTTCCCCGGCTGCAAGATCCTGTGATCCCCAGCCCCTTGCCTTCCGAGCGCGAGGAGCCTTAATTGGGGTTGGGTGCTCAGCGGATACTGTGCATTACAGTCTCTGCAGTTCTGCCTCCTGCAGTGGAGTCTCACCGGCTCTGGTCTGAGGTTtcgttgtggttttttttttttttttttttgccttttgtctgGTCCCCGCACTTTGGCCAGCTGAGCTGACTTCTTCAGCGAGGTGGAAGCTGCTCCACCCAGGGCCAGCTGTTGAATGGCTACACTTATCAGCAATGAGCAACAGATGCCAAAGGGTAAAGGCAAGTAAGCTTTTGGAGGACCAAGACACTCTCTTCATCCTATCCGAGGAGCCCTCAGCATCCTGCCTAGCATGCTGCAGTCACTCCattaatatttcttgattttgttcATGGCAAAGCCACAATTGTACATATCTCgggtattattttcttctcttttattctctcccGTAAACCCATCCTTGAATCCCACAAAGGGTGGAATAACATGTTTTTTTGAGAACTAATCTATCTTGCCATCATCACTGATTCCCACCATTCCCCCATCCTGCCCTCTAATGTGAGGCAGGTGGTAAAGTGATTTTAGAATAAAAGATACAGAAGTTAGGAGCATAGGATTCTAGGGATTTGAGACAgtccattttattgtttttcctcctcAGAGTCCCCATGTTAAAGACAGGGGCACTGGCCTCTAATATCTGTGATTTCTGATCACAGCGCTTAGGAAATGCTAAATGAAACCGCTCTGGAGAGGCCACAAAAGAGTCAAAACTGACCCGTGTCCTACTTAGGAATTTATTACATACTTGTTGTTATTTgtaatataatggaaaaatatataggGCATTACAGTTTTAGATGCACATTTGAATAAATGatggtgttattttaaaatgtacacagTGAAAAAATGTATCTTTTGACACttctgaatgaaatgaatgaattttcttaATCATCATTTGAGTGAGCCATACACGTAGTGCAAATACAGTGGTAACAGTTGGGATTGTTCTCTCAAATAATAGCGACTTATGGATTGTATATTGTGGGAAATGGGAAAAGAGCAAAGACCGGAAAACAATGCAAACCTGTGGCATGTGAGAGGATTTTATTAGTATTGAGAGACTACGTTATTGTTTTTGATTGgcatatgtatttttcaaagcattttcacaaaGATTACCTTATGGAACCTTATGATGCTCCTGTTGATGAAGGTGGTCCCCTCTGATAGTTGAGGAAACTGTGGTACTTGTCCAAGGTCGAAGCTAGTTCAGTGACATGTTTGGATTAAGAATGCTGGGAAAACAAGGGCtgtttcttatttaatctttgtaTTCCCTTTGCATCCAGCACAGTGTCAGGGGCATAGTAGTGCTTGGTGAATGACCCTTCCCTCCCATATTGGTTGGTTTCAGTTTATTATGTGCTCAGCATTTTGCTCAGGACTGTGGTGAGGACAACATAAACAATGACTCTGTGGGCTGGCAATGTGGCTCATTGCCTGCTCTACCCACACTTTTCCTTCCGAAGGAATATTCTCCTCTGACAGCTCCCATTGCCTGAAGGGCCTTGTTCTGAACTGCAGCCTCCTTGGCTTCAGCTGATTGGGCCAGGATGAGCTCCTGACCCAAGGGCAGACAATCCATAGGTGCTCAGACACTTGTAAC
This genomic window from Equus przewalskii isolate Varuska chromosome 3, EquPr2, whole genome shotgun sequence contains:
- the LOC139082320 gene encoding uncharacterized protein isoform X1 — encoded protein: MVTLRCKASLGAPAEDTNAGAGAGKGSASALQAAQGEGSARVHARPPDLPWGSGGSGISSTAHASAHAHTHTHTLTHAWPDPRLAPSHLRPRPARGCGGYSPSARERISDTVLRMVGIAAAAAGGSSAGTLHLSRRRAGGRPGSRERSAASRAGSATHPGQRGGRARPPHAGWSRRRRERRRQRWRSGTSLYKVGFLWLDEHESEAKLKGWFIIKMIQFLMPTAG
- the LOC139082320 gene encoding uncharacterized protein isoform X2: MVTLRCKASLGAPAEDTNAGAGAGKGSASALQAAQGEGSARVHARPPDLPWGSGGSGISSTAHASAHAHTHTHTLTHAWPDPRLAPSHLRPRPARGCGGYSPSARERISDTVLRMVGIAAAAAGGSSAGTLHLSRRRAGGRPGSRERSAASRAGSATHPGQRGGRARPPHAGWSRRRRERRRQRWRSGTSLYKVGFLWLDEHESEAKLKGNLIESWVLH